CAAAAAAACGCCTGCCGCATTGAGCGACAGGCGTTCGGAAAGTGAGATTTAAGTAGTGAAGATACTTACTTCTTCTCGTTCGCTTTGGCGACAGCTGCAATGACCTCGTCAGCTATGTTCCTTGGGCAAGGAGCATAGTGTGAGAATTCCATTGAGAACTGACCACGACCGGAGGTCATACTGCGGAGGTCACCGATGTAACCAAACATCTCGCTCAGAGGCACATCAGCCTTGATGCGAACTGCGGTTGCAGTTGGCTCTTGTGACTTGATCATGCCACGGCGACGGTTGAGGTCACCAATTGCATCACCAATGTGCTCTTCCGGAGTGAAGACGTCGATCTTCATGATCGGCTCAAGGAGCTGAGGACCAGCCTTTGGAATCGACTGGCGGTAACCAGCCTTGGCGGCAGTCTCAAACGCAACAGCCGAAGAGTCGACTGAGTGGTAAGCACCATCCATGAGTGTAACCTTGAGGTCCACGCAAGGGAAGCCGGCGAGAACACCCTTCTCGACAGAGTTCTTGAAGCCCTTTTCGACTGCTGGCCAGAATTCCTTTGGAACGTTACCACCAACAACCTTGGACTCGAAGGTGAAGCCTTCACCTGGCTCGCCTGGCTCGACAATGTAGTCGATACGACCGAATTGACCAGAACCACCGGACTGCTTCTTGTGGGTGTAAGAATCTTCGAGGCGCTGGGTGATGGTTTCGCGGTAGGCAACCTGTGGCTTACCAACGTCAACCTCCACGCCGTAGGTGCGCTTGAGGATGTCCACCTTAATGTCGAGGTGAAGCTCACCCATACCCTTGAGGATGGTTTCGCCGCTGTCTTCGTCCGTCTCAACGCGGAATGAAGGGTCTTCAGCAACCATCTTGCCGATGGCGATACCGAGCTTTTCAGCTGCACCCTTGTCCTTTGGTGCCACGGCGATGGAGATAACCGGGTCCGGGAAGACCATAGGCTCAAGTGTGGCTGGATGATCAGGATCAGCCAGTGTGTGACCAGTCTGGACGTTCTTGATACCTAGCAGGGCAACAATGTCACCAGCCTGTGCTTCATCGATCTCTTCGCGGGAGTCAGCGTGCATCTGCACGATACGGCCGACACGCTCTGTCTTACCAGTGAAGGTATTGAGGACGCTGCTGCCTTTCTTGATCACACCAGAGTAGATGCGGGTAAAGGTGAGGGCGCCATACTTGTCGTCCATGATCTTGAACGCCAAAGCGCGAACCGGGCGAGTTGGGTCAACGACTGCAAACTCACCAGTTTCATTACCTTCAAGGTCAACTTCAGGCTGTGGGTTCACTTCAGTTGGGCTTGGCAGATAGTCAATAACTGCATCCAGAACCAGCTGAACACCTTTGTTCTTGAAAGAGGAACCACAGTAAGTTGGGAAGAAATCGAGGTTGATCGTGCCCTTACGGATGCACTTCTTGATGTCTTCGAGGCTTGGCTCGTTACCTTCAAGATAGCCTTCCATCAAGGCATCATCCTGCTCAACAGCGGTTTCGATCAGCTGTTCGCGGTACTCTTCTACCTTGTCCGCCATGTCGGCTGGGACGTCTTCAATAGTGTACTTAAGAGGATCTCCGGAGTCGTCCCATACCCAGGCCTTGCGGGTGAGCAGGTCGACAACACCGGTCAGGGCGCTTTCAGTGCCGATAGGCAGAACCATCACAAGTGGCTTGGCGCCGAGGACATTCTTGACCTGATCGACTACGCGATAGAAGTCAGCACCGATACGGTCGAGCTTGTTCACGTAGATAATACGCGCGACCTTGGAGTCATTGGCGTAGCGCCAGTTGGTCTCCGACTGAGGCTCAACACCTCCGGATCCACAGAAAACGCCGATACCGCCGTCGAGAACCTTGAGGGAGCGGTAAACTTCGATCGTGAAGTCAACGTGCCCTGGAGTATCGATGATATTAAAGCGATGGTCATTCCAGAAACAGGTGGTTGCTGCAGACTGAATGGTAATACCACGCTCCTGCTCCTGCTCCATGAAGTCAGTTGTAGCGGCACCATCGTGCACTTCACCGATCTTGTGGATCTTACCGGTGAGCTTCAGGATACGCTCAGTGGTCGTCGTTTTACCTGCATCCACGTGGGCGAAGATGCCGATATTCCGGTATTTGGACAGGTCGTTCATGATCTTACGTCTTTTGTATGTTGTCTGAAATTCCTACTATGGGAAGCGATGGAAGGAATAGTATTTTGAAAATTTAGCAACAACTAGTTTTAGGTGTCATAAATTTTGCTGTTTTGCAGTGCTGTGCGTATTCAAAGCCAGTTGAACATGCTAATTCCAGTTTCTCCTGATGTCCATGCGTTTACCTTTTTCGGTTAGCTCCGGGATCAATTGAGCTTCAGGCAAATTCTTCCAGTACTTCTTTGGCATCTCTGACTGCATGGCCTTTTCCTTCAGCCGTGCCGGATTGAATATGTTTCTGTAATAAGTTAGCCAGAGAGATTCTAAATCATCGCTATCTGGTGCCATTTTCTTATCAACGCCCTGTGTCATTACCAGTTCACGTTTGTCCCAATGAGCGCATGCGTCTGGTGTTAATATAGACCAACTCATCGTTGCAAAGCGCTTAATGAAGAAGGGCGCCATACGTTTTACGATAAGGTGCTCAGGTTCAAACCATGCGGCATAATTTTCCGTGTCCTCCTTCCCGTCGTCGATTTCTCGGAATCTAACAAAAGCTTTCATTTTATGGCAGTCCCTGTGGATAGCCTTTATCATTTGGTTGCACTGAACGACATCTGTATCCAGACCGACTTTAAGTAACTTTGGCTTTCCGTGAGTCAGCTTCCAGAGGATGCGATACAGCATGGACCATTTTCTATTGTCCCGATGGCAGGAGACATCTTTTGCCATTGCAAGAAATTCGGCCGGCACCTTGTGGCGATTGCCATTTGCACTTTGATGATCGAGTTCGGGGGCTTCCTGAGCAAAATCCAGGCTTAACTCAGATGCGGGTGCCCAGTTGACATTTACCGGATCTATTTCCTGCTTTAATAGCTGCCTCGCTGTTTGACGCCATGCTTCTAAGGTTTCTGGCAGGGTAACAGTTTTCATAATTCTCCGGTAATGGGGCTAAGGCCAGGATCAAAGAGTTGAAGCTGCTCTGTTTCCGGCCTGATGTTTTGTAAACGATCAAGACTGTATGTTGATGGTTTGTAATCCAGCAGGCAGATAAAGGGCATTACTTTCTTCAGGGAAATACGCAGTTTGGAAAGGTCTTTAAGGCATAGTTTGTGCCATTTTCTGATTTTCAGGATACGATTGATACTGCGGACTCCCAGCCCGGGGACGCGTAGTAGTGTTTCGCGCGGAGCTGTATTCAAATCTACGGGAAATGTGTCGATATTGAGTAGTGCCCAGCTTGTCTTGGGATCATGCTTTAGATTCAGGTTAGGATTCTGTTTGCTCACAATCTCATCAACGTTGAATCCATAAAACCGAACCAGCCAATCGGCTTGGTAAAGCCGGTGTTCCCTGAGCAGGGGAGGGGCAGACGGGGGCAATTTTTGAGATGGATCAGGAATCGGGCTGAAGGCAGAATAATAAACTCTCCTAAGTCCATAGCTGCGATACAACTGACTCGCAGTGGAAAGCACATTGGAATCGGTCGAGTCATCGGCCCCTACGATCATCTGTGTGCTTTGGCCGGCTGGCGCGAAATGTGGAACTTTTGAGTGATGGTTGGATTTTTTAGCAGCTTTATATTCGGATTCCTTTTCGTGAATTCTTTGCATGCTGGCTTTGATTCCAAGGCCGTCTTTTTCAGGTGCGAGCTTTGTCAGGCTGCTTTTTTTGGGCAGCTCGATATTAATGCTTAATCGGTCCGCCCATTGACCGGCTTTTGCGATTAATTCACGAGAGGCTTCGGGGATCGTTTTCAAATGAATGTAGCCACGAAAGTCGTGCTCTTCACGAAGCTTTTGAGCAACCTCAATGACGCATTCCATGGTGTAGTCAGGATTCCTGATGATTCCCGAACTCAGAAAAAGACCTTCGATATAATTCCGCTTATAAAAATTGATGGTTAGTTCGACGATTTCGTTCGGTTTGAGGCGAGCGCGTGGTGTGTTGCTGGACTTGCGATTGATGCAATACAAGCAGTCATACATGCAGTAGTTGGTCATCAGGATCTTAAGCAGAGAAACACAACGACCATCCGGGGTATAGCTATGGCAAATACCTATGCCTCCTCTTGAGCCAATACCTTTGCCATTGAGGGAGTCTTGCTTCCTTGTGCCGCTACTGGCACAGGATGCGTCGTATTTGGCGGCATCAGACAGGATTGCTAATTTCTTTTCAATTGAATGCACATGTATTTACATGTGAATTATTGTTCACTTATTCAAGTCCAAAAACACCATAAGTATTTCGGTTGAGTATCTTTTGTGGCTTCCTCGAAAAGCTTCCTATCGGGGGTCAACGAGAGAATGAAATTGGAACGGCCAGGCTGGTTAAAGCAACGGCTATAATTAACAAGGCGAACGTTCCAAGGATAATGCCGTAGATCTGGGCAGTCGGAAGCGACTTTGCCTGGTGGCCTGAGTGAGCGCCATGTGACACCATTTCTCCATGGCTGCCATGCTTATGTTCAGCGTGTGCATGATCGCGCGTCGGCATATCCTCATGCTCGTGCATGTGCCCGTTTTCGTCATGCTTCATGTGCTCATCTTCTTGCTGATGCATCTCCATGTGCATCTGTTGATGTTTGTCATGCTCATGTCCTTGATGCTGATGTTCTCCGCCGTGAGCCGTCTGATGATCGCCCTTGGGCATTGCAGACATCATACCGTGTTTGAGTCCACGCCGGACCATCCAGGAATTAATCGGGTAGGCGGTGGCCATTCCAACAATCGTTGCCATCGACATTAGAAACCAGAACTCTGCGTTGTAAGGGCTGTCGGCATTAGGGATGATCAATTTGAGCAAAAGCATGCTTGGGAACATGCCTAGCATGACCATATTCATGGAGACGGTTTCAGCAAAAAAGGTTTTCCGCACAGCCAGCCAGTAATCGCCCTGGAACATTTTAATCATGAATAGCGCCTGGAACACAAATAAACCGACCACAAAGGCGGCCAGGTATTCGATGACTAAATCAATGCCATTGGGTAAACCAAAATGATAAACGACGGCTGCGGCGATGATGATGCCGGTAGCATCTCCAGCTACGCAATGCAGGAGGGAACCGGTCGCCTGTCTCCAGTGGTCACGAATGAATACATCATGAGCAATTCCCTTGGGCTGACGGCAAGATTTCCAGAACAAGGCGAAGCCAATCGGCCCGGTGTAGGCGACTACCAAAATCCAGGCGACCTTCATCACAGTCCCAGTCGGTGTATGGGTTGTCAGATCCCAAATCAGGACAATCAGTGATAGCGCAACCAGTGTAAACCACAGGTAAATGAGTAGGTCCATTAGCCCGAAGTATCCAAACTCACGGCTTACTGACAAACACTTTTATCCTGATGCTTTTCTCCTTACATAGGAGCATCGCACTACGCTATTTATGCAGCCCTGTTCCTGTGCCAGCGACGAATCTCGGCGGCACCGAGGGCGAGGACACTCAGGCCAGTGGCGACGGTAGCAGGTTCGGGGATGGCGCCAGCGGGAATTGGACTGCCGTCCATTTGGTAAGCCCATTCGAAGATGGTTTACGTATTGAGCCAGAGTATGGAATCACTTCCGCGAGAAATGGCTTTCAAGGCTGAAATTGTAAAAGGCAGCCTGAATGATGTCATTTCAGAGTTGAGGGCAAGGGGCGTCGAAAATTTGTATGTGGATGGCGGAAAGGTGATTCAGAGCTTCCTTAGGGAAGACCTGATCGATGAAATGATAATCACCCGTGTGCCTGTGCTTCTAGGAGATGGAATCCCACTCTTTGGAAAAATGGATGCAATGAAGCAATTTACCCGCCAGAAGACGTAGATTGCTCAAAACTACCTGGTCAAGAGTTCCTATTTGAGGGATGGGCGTTAGCTTTTTCCGTAGGGTGGTTTTTTAATTTTTTAAATTGTTTTGAATGTGTAAAAAGTGAGATTGTAACAATAGTTAGCTTGCGTGTGTTTGCGTGTAAGATTGTATATGTGAGTAATGATTACAAATACAGCAATCTCTCGCCAACAATATACATTATCAACCGGGACGGATGCCTTGTTGTTCAACTTTTATACGTTGGATGCAACACACCTTAAGGTATGGAAGTCGCCAGCCAGCGGCAGTGTGCCATCCTTACTTGTCCTTAATACTGACTACGTCGTAAGTGGCACGCAGGATGAAGCAGGGAATGTAACTGTCACCATGATTGGTCAGACTGTGGGTGATGTTATTACAATTCTACGGGTGCCGACTATGGATCAGCTTCTTGAGCTCGTTTCGGGTGGCCAGTTTCATGAGGAGAGTGTTGAGGAGGGTTTGGATAAAGTCACGATGATTTGTTTTGCGCTTTTAGAACAAATAAATCGTGCAATCAAATATCCGCCAACTGAAGTTGATGGATGGATTGCGGAAATTGAGGCGACAGCAGATCGAGCTAGCAAGATCATCGGTTTTGATGAGAACGGTGCTTTGACAGTTTTACCTGAAATAGTTGAGAACGTTGAAACTTATGGTGCTGTTGGAGATGGCGTCACCAACGATACTGCAGCCGTCCAAGCTGCGCTTAACAGCGCTATCGCCAGTGGGAAGGTCTTGTATTTTCCAAATCCGCAAGCCACCTATTTGTTGACCACTGACGTAAACCATACTGGCCTCGAAAACGTCGCCATCCTTGGGCAGGGGGCGACCATTAAAACCATGGGTACATCTGGTATTAAGCTATCTGCATCTACCAACGTTCTAACCCTCTCTGCCAATGTGTCTCATGGCGATGATACGATCACTGTATCAGACGCTTCCGGAGTCGCTATGGGCGACATAATTGAACTTTCTTCTTCAATTGAAGCCCAGCTGGGGTGGGCTTATGGTTCGCGATGGGTGGGGACTGTGAAATCTATTAACGGAAATGTCATTAGTCTTCATCAATCTGTAAGGATGAACTTTGGGACGGCAGATAGTGGGATTTCCTGTGTCCATTCCAAGGGTCGGCGTGTGCATATTCAGGGCTTGGACTTCACGACTGAAACGGGAGGGGCAAGGGGCGTTAGTCTGCTCTATTGCATCGACTCTCAATTAAATGAGATCAATTCAAAAAATGGTCCGATCCCTGAAGATCAGATTGATTGTCTTTTCTTTAAAAACTGTGTCGGCATTACGATCAGGGACATCAGCCTTAACGGTTGGCGTTATGGTATGCTTATTGAAGGAGGAAGAAACATATCTGTTACGAATATGACATATAACGGTGGTCGACACGCTCTAAGTCCGGCTTTCTTTGTCGATGGTGTGTCGGTGGATGGTTTGCGTGGTGAGAACAATGCTGGTATTGCAGATGCTCACCCATCGTTCAACATTCGGTACAACAATGTCTACACCTCGTCCGATATTCAAGGCAGTTCCTTTCGTTGTACCGGCTTAACAATAACGAACTCCCGATTCAGGCTCAATCACGCAACACTCAGTAATGTACTTGGTATGAATGTAGCCTGGAACACGACTCCTTACGATTATGCTGCATTGTTTGATGGCACTTTTGATACTTATGTAGAAAACGTGGAATTCATAACTGATGGAACGGGCAAACCAACTGTCTATAGAGCAAACACTGCTCGCCTGAAGAATGTCCGCTCAGTCGATGAGACGGGTGCGTTGCATCCAATGGATGTAGATAATACTGTGACCTTGGTCACATATGATCAGTGTCTCTTTGATGAAGTAAATTCGACAGATAATGCAGCAGCATCAAAAGAAACTCTTTATCGAGGTGATATTGTTCCTGATTTCCTCAGTACAATGGTGAATCAACCAGTCAACATGATGACTGGCTTCGAGTGGACAACCGCTGTGACGGGTTCTGGTTTATCTAATGCTGATGCTTCAGGTTGGTTTAGGCTATCCACTGGGGCAACGGCACATTCTACAGCAGAAAGAGAAACAGAAAATCATGAGTGGCTAATGGTCGCCAGTCATATCGTGGGTCAGTTCAGTTTTGGAGTAGCTGGTGGATTTTCCGTCTCTATCGGGACTTTAAATACTACTACTAATGGCATGAGCGAAATCCGCATTGGGAAAGTGGGTAGCAGCTCCCCAAGTCGCACGGGGTTTCGGCTTTATGATAATGCCGTTTGGGGAGTGGCAGAAAAAGACGGAGTCGAACAAGAGGAGGATTTAGGTATTACCATAGGAAGTGTTCATGCAGGTATTTACCCGAGGCCCACATTGTTGACGGTTACATGGGATGGATCGGGAACTTTTAATTTTTATAGTAGTGGTTCGCTAATCGGTACAATTACGGGCGGCCCGACTGGTCACGAGGACGGTTGTGGCCTCAAAATATACTGTGAAAACAATGCAGATACTGCTGAACAATCAATATGCGTGGGTCGAATCTTCCTGGGCTGGCAGCTAATTGTTTAAGAAGCTGAGGATCCATCTCACTGATTAGGAGTATTGGGGGGCGCTAGCTGGAGCATTCTGCATAAAATATGGCATGTCAGGCCGCAGAGATTTTGTTTGCTCAACAAGGCGCTCCGAGCGTTGCTGGCTTTAGGCTCGTGAGCGAAGGAGTAATGCAGTTGGTTAGCAAAATCTCAAGGAACCTGCTTTGGGACGAAAATGAAAGGTCGCAGCGTTGGTGACTCAATCACGGGTCTTAAGCCGGCTCAATCCTCACCAGCCTGCGCTGCATTCATTTTCGAACCCACCTGACGACGACAGATTTTATGCAGATTACTCTAGCGAGAATAAGCGGCATTGGGGACTTTTAAGGTCAAGGGCTGCAATGCAGTTTGGCGAATTCACGACTTCAGTGAAGACGTTATTGGAATCAGGCTACTTTCGTAACCTTATTCTTGCGCCAGCGGCGAAT
The Rubellicoccus peritrichatus DNA segment above includes these coding regions:
- a CDS encoding DUF4396 domain-containing protein; amino-acid sequence: MDLLIYLWFTLVALSLIVLIWDLTTHTPTGTVMKVAWILVVAYTGPIGFALFWKSCRQPKGIAHDVFIRDHWRQATGSLLHCVAGDATGIIIAAAVVYHFGLPNGIDLVIEYLAAFVVGLFVFQALFMIKMFQGDYWLAVRKTFFAETVSMNMVMLGMFPSMLLLKLIIPNADSPYNAEFWFLMSMATIVGMATAYPINSWMVRRGLKHGMMSAMPKGDHQTAHGGEHQHQGHEHDKHQQMHMEMHQQEDEHMKHDENGHMHEHEDMPTRDHAHAEHKHGSHGEMVSHGAHSGHQAKSLPTAQIYGIILGTFALLIIAVALTSLAVPISFSR
- a CDS encoding putative DNA modification/repair radical SAM protein, encoding MHSIEKKLAILSDAAKYDASCASSGTRKQDSLNGKGIGSRGGIGICHSYTPDGRCVSLLKILMTNYCMYDCLYCINRKSSNTPRARLKPNEIVELTINFYKRNYIEGLFLSSGIIRNPDYTMECVIEVAQKLREEHDFRGYIHLKTIPEASRELIAKAGQWADRLSINIELPKKSSLTKLAPEKDGLGIKASMQRIHEKESEYKAAKKSNHHSKVPHFAPAGQSTQMIVGADDSTDSNVLSTASQLYRSYGLRRVYYSAFSPIPDPSQKLPPSAPPLLREHRLYQADWLVRFYGFNVDEIVSKQNPNLNLKHDPKTSWALLNIDTFPVDLNTAPRETLLRVPGLGVRSINRILKIRKWHKLCLKDLSKLRISLKKVMPFICLLDYKPSTYSLDRLQNIRPETEQLQLFDPGLSPITGEL
- a CDS encoding dihydrofolate reductase family protein, whose translation is MESLPREMAFKAEIVKGSLNDVISELRARGVENLYVDGGKVIQSFLREDLIDEMIITRVPVLLGDGIPLFGKMDAMKQFTRQKT
- a CDS encoding TIGR03915 family putative DNA repair protein produces the protein MKTVTLPETLEAWRQTARQLLKQEIDPVNVNWAPASELSLDFAQEAPELDHQSANGNRHKVPAEFLAMAKDVSCHRDNRKWSMLYRILWKLTHGKPKLLKVGLDTDVVQCNQMIKAIHRDCHKMKAFVRFREIDDGKEDTENYAAWFEPEHLIVKRMAPFFIKRFATMSWSILTPDACAHWDKRELVMTQGVDKKMAPDSDDLESLWLTYYRNIFNPARLKEKAMQSEMPKKYWKNLPEAQLIPELTEKGKRMDIRRNWN
- a CDS encoding glycosyl hydrolase family 28-related protein; the protein is MITNTAISRQQYTLSTGTDALLFNFYTLDATHLKVWKSPASGSVPSLLVLNTDYVVSGTQDEAGNVTVTMIGQTVGDVITILRVPTMDQLLELVSGGQFHEESVEEGLDKVTMICFALLEQINRAIKYPPTEVDGWIAEIEATADRASKIIGFDENGALTVLPEIVENVETYGAVGDGVTNDTAAVQAALNSAIASGKVLYFPNPQATYLLTTDVNHTGLENVAILGQGATIKTMGTSGIKLSASTNVLTLSANVSHGDDTITVSDASGVAMGDIIELSSSIEAQLGWAYGSRWVGTVKSINGNVISLHQSVRMNFGTADSGISCVHSKGRRVHIQGLDFTTETGGARGVSLLYCIDSQLNEINSKNGPIPEDQIDCLFFKNCVGITIRDISLNGWRYGMLIEGGRNISVTNMTYNGGRHALSPAFFVDGVSVDGLRGENNAGIADAHPSFNIRYNNVYTSSDIQGSSFRCTGLTITNSRFRLNHATLSNVLGMNVAWNTTPYDYAALFDGTFDTYVENVEFITDGTGKPTVYRANTARLKNVRSVDETGALHPMDVDNTVTLVTYDQCLFDEVNSTDNAAASKETLYRGDIVPDFLSTMVNQPVNMMTGFEWTTAVTGSGLSNADASGWFRLSTGATAHSTAERETENHEWLMVASHIVGQFSFGVAGGFSVSIGTLNTTTNGMSEIRIGKVGSSSPSRTGFRLYDNAVWGVAEKDGVEQEEDLGITIGSVHAGIYPRPTLLTVTWDGSGTFNFYSSGSLIGTITGGPTGHEDGCGLKIYCENNADTAEQSICVGRIFLGWQLIV
- the fusA gene encoding elongation factor G, coding for MNDLSKYRNIGIFAHVDAGKTTTTERILKLTGKIHKIGEVHDGAATTDFMEQEQERGITIQSAATTCFWNDHRFNIIDTPGHVDFTIEVYRSLKVLDGGIGVFCGSGGVEPQSETNWRYANDSKVARIIYVNKLDRIGADFYRVVDQVKNVLGAKPLVMVLPIGTESALTGVVDLLTRKAWVWDDSGDPLKYTIEDVPADMADKVEEYREQLIETAVEQDDALMEGYLEGNEPSLEDIKKCIRKGTINLDFFPTYCGSSFKNKGVQLVLDAVIDYLPSPTEVNPQPEVDLEGNETGEFAVVDPTRPVRALAFKIMDDKYGALTFTRIYSGVIKKGSSVLNTFTGKTERVGRIVQMHADSREEIDEAQAGDIVALLGIKNVQTGHTLADPDHPATLEPMVFPDPVISIAVAPKDKGAAEKLGIAIGKMVAEDPSFRVETDEDSGETILKGMGELHLDIKVDILKRTYGVEVDVGKPQVAYRETITQRLEDSYTHKKQSGGSGQFGRIDYIVEPGEPGEGFTFESKVVGGNVPKEFWPAVEKGFKNSVEKGVLAGFPCVDLKVTLMDGAYHSVDSSAVAFETAAKAGYRQSIPKAGPQLLEPIMKIDVFTPEEHIGDAIGDLNRRRGMIKSQEPTATAVRIKADVPLSEMFGYIGDLRSMTSGRGQFSMEFSHYAPCPRNIADEVIAAVAKANEKK